The proteins below come from a single Bacteroidales bacterium genomic window:
- a CDS encoding HEPN domain-containing protein: MDDKVDYWQELSDYDLETAMAMLKSKRYLYVGFMCHQAVEKIFKACFVKLKSVTAPYSHSLSYLAKKGEFYESFSEEQKDFIDQLEPLNIETRYPSHKERLLKSLTYEKCTEIIHNTKQLQQWIKEKL, from the coding sequence ATGGATGATAAAGTAGATTATTGGCAGGAACTATCAGATTATGATCTTGAAACTGCAATGGCGATGCTGAAAAGCAAAAGATACCTCTATGTTGGCTTCATGTGTCACCAGGCCGTTGAAAAGATATTCAAGGCCTGTTTTGTAAAACTAAAATCAGTTACTGCTCCATATTCACACAGTTTATCCTATCTCGCAAAAAAAGGGGAATTCTATGAAAGCTTTTCAGAAGAGCAGAAAGATTTCATAGATCAACTTGAACCATTAAATATTGAAACACGATACCCATCGCACAAAGAAAGGCTATTGAAGAGCCTGACATATGAAAAGTGCACAGAGATCATTCATAACACAAAGCAACTTCAACAATGGATAAAAGAGAAGCTATAG
- a CDS encoding nucleotidyltransferase domain-containing protein codes for MDKREAIAKVKQYKLLLGKHFDLESVYLFGSYAQDTNKEDSDIDVAVVVTNITGDFFSVNPLLWKLRRQVDDRIEPILIHKNEDKSGFLEEIQRYGIKIT; via the coding sequence ATGGATAAAAGAGAAGCTATAGCTAAGGTTAAGCAATACAAATTGCTGCTGGGCAAGCATTTTGATCTTGAATCGGTTTATTTGTTTGGTTCCTATGCACAGGATACAAACAAAGAAGACAGTGATATTGATGTAGCCGTGGTTGTTACCAACATCACAGGGGATTTTTTTTCAGTTAATCCATTGCTGTGGAAACTCAGAAGGCAGGTTGATGACAGAATAGAACCCATTCTGATTCATAAGAATGAGGACAAATCAGGTTTCCTGGAAGAAATCCAACGTTATGGCATAAAAATAACCTGA